A stretch of Gloeocapsopsis sp. IPPAS B-1203 DNA encodes these proteins:
- a CDS encoding low temperature requirement protein A, which yields MMKTWLQPPRLRIGEDSEGERHATWLELFYDLVFVVAVSQLAHNLNDDVSLSGFCGFVVLFIPVWWSWIGTTLYANRFDTDDIVHRILTAMQMLAIAALAVNVHHGLAENAPGFALAYAAGRALLVFEYIRAGKHVSVARSLTNYYARGFAIAALLWLISAFVSPPLRFILWAFGLIIDFATPLTARKFITGLLPHAAHLPERFGLFTIIVLGEAIIAVVDGVSEQEWDIGSAIAAVFGLSIAFSLWWLYFDNIGVSAVQRARNEGRIAVLNAWLYTHLPLVIGIAATGVGVEQVLLTEANVALPTPQRWLLCGAVALCLLALAILHRTGTIVYCKIRTKYRLIAAVLVLLIGLIGVGWLPIVVIGSVAFVCGTQVIQDLRQSRPFTRLSDPE from the coding sequence TACAACCTCCACGGTTACGCATAGGCGAAGATAGCGAGGGAGAACGCCACGCCACCTGGTTAGAACTGTTTTATGACTTGGTGTTTGTTGTTGCCGTCTCTCAACTTGCACACAACCTCAATGATGATGTTTCGCTGTCAGGATTTTGTGGCTTTGTTGTTCTATTTATTCCTGTATGGTGGTCGTGGATTGGCACAACACTGTATGCGAACCGCTTTGATACCGACGACATCGTGCATCGGATACTTACAGCAATGCAAATGCTGGCGATCGCAGCTTTAGCTGTGAATGTACATCACGGTTTAGCCGAAAATGCACCTGGTTTTGCTCTTGCATATGCTGCAGGACGGGCATTACTCGTTTTTGAGTATATTCGTGCGGGAAAACACGTCAGCGTAGCGCGATCGCTAACAAATTATTACGCTAGAGGTTTCGCTATTGCGGCGTTGCTGTGGCTCATATCAGCATTTGTCTCACCACCGCTACGTTTCATTCTTTGGGCATTCGGCTTAATTATTGACTTTGCCACACCATTAACTGCTAGAAAATTCATAACAGGATTGCTACCCCACGCGGCACATTTACCTGAACGTTTCGGGTTGTTTACGATTATTGTTTTGGGTGAGGCGATTATTGCCGTTGTGGATGGTGTTTCTGAGCAAGAATGGGATATTGGCAGTGCGATCGCTGCTGTCTTCGGCTTGAGTATTGCGTTTAGCTTGTGGTGGCTTTACTTTGATAATATTGGAGTTTCGGCAGTTCAACGTGCACGTAACGAAGGACGCATAGCAGTTTTGAATGCATGGCTTTATACGCATCTACCGCTAGTCATCGGTATTGCTGCAACTGGAGTTGGTGTAGAACAAGTCTTGTTAACTGAAGCTAATGTTGCCTTACCTACTCCTCAACGGTGGCTACTTTGCGGCGCAGTCGCATTATGCTTACTTGCTTTAGCAATTTTACACCGCACTGGTACAATCGTATACTGCAAAATCAGAACCAAATACCGGCTCATCGCAGCTGTACTAGTCTTGCTGATCGGTTTAATTGGTGTAGGTTGGTTGCCAATTGTGGTTATTGGATCAGTCGCGTTCGTTTGTGGAACACAAGTGATCCAAGATTTGAGGCAGAGTCGCCCGTTTACGCGCTTGAGCGATCCAGAGTAA